In one Diabrotica virgifera virgifera chromosome 5, PGI_DIABVI_V3a genomic region, the following are encoded:
- the LOC126884505 gene encoding uncharacterized protein LOC126884505, with protein MPTNGHGTGGAIAKKTEIDLLVYEILGKDSPVLNGIEETSAEMEPIPNFFDNVSTNSPERNVNLFNNGSLTANSPKPTVINNVASSSSTEIMTNKGKRKRSSKEDDNKSTLEDLRKKNKATSYVFRNPKS; from the exons ATGCCTACTAACGGCCACGGCACCGGAGGCGCGATTGCCAAAAAGACGGAGATAGATCTGTTAGTGTACGAGATTTTGGGAAAAGATTCACCAGTTTTGAATGGAATTGAAGAAACATCGGCAGAAATGGAACCAATTCCAAACTTTTTTGATAATGTGTCCACCAATAGCCCGGAGCGAAACGTAAATCTTTTTAATAATGGATCTTTAACCGCCAATAGTCCGAAACCAACTGTAATAAATAATGTAGCTTCATCCTCATCCACGGAAATCATGACCAACAAAGGAAAAAGAAAGCGTTCTAGTAAAGAAGATGACAACAAGAGTACTTTAGAAGatttaaggaaaaaaaataaagctACAA GTTACGTATTTAGAAATCCAAAATCATAA